One segment of Dolichospermum sp. DET69 DNA contains the following:
- the wecB gene encoding UDP-N-acetylglucosamine 2-epimerase (non-hydrolyzing) produces the protein MTQQNRIGIILGTRPEAIKLAPVIQVFQNSPDFELQVILTGQHREMVEQVMKLFKLKADWNLEIMQRQQSLSDITCRSLQGLEALFQAQKLDFVIVQGDTTTAFAATLAAFYQQIPVGHVEAGLRTDDLFNPFPEEANRRLISQLTQLHFAPTTLAVENLQRSGVLGEIHLTGNTVIDALLNVAAKKPACDIPGLDWHQYRTILATVHRRENWGEPLQDIAQSFLQILEQFPDTALLLPLHKNPTVREPLQELLGNNPRIFLTEPLDYAELVGAIERSHLILTDSGGLQEEAPSLGKPVLVLRDTTERPEAVTAGTAKLVGTQTANIVTAASELLSNPDAYTKMATAINPFGDGHAAERILQLVKNYLETSN, from the coding sequence ATGACTCAACAAAACCGCATTGGTATTATTTTAGGGACTCGTCCCGAAGCAATTAAACTAGCTCCAGTAATTCAGGTTTTTCAAAATTCTCCAGATTTTGAATTGCAAGTAATTCTGACAGGACAACATCGAGAAATGGTTGAACAAGTGATGAAATTGTTCAAACTTAAAGCCGATTGGAATTTAGAGATTATGCAGCGTCAGCAATCTCTGAGTGATATTACTTGTCGAAGTTTACAAGGTTTAGAAGCATTATTTCAAGCGCAAAAGTTAGATTTTGTAATTGTTCAAGGAGATACAACAACAGCCTTTGCAGCAACCTTAGCAGCATTTTATCAGCAAATTCCTGTTGGTCATGTGGAAGCAGGTTTAAGAACTGATGATTTATTTAATCCCTTTCCAGAAGAAGCTAATAGAAGATTAATTTCCCAACTCACACAATTACATTTTGCTCCTACTACCTTAGCTGTAGAAAACTTACAACGTTCTGGAGTCTTAGGAGAAATTCATCTCACAGGTAATACAGTTATTGATGCCTTGTTAAATGTGGCTGCTAAAAAACCAGCTTGTGATATTCCGGGTTTAGATTGGCATCAATATAGGACAATATTGGCAACAGTTCATCGTCGAGAAAATTGGGGAGAACCTCTGCAAGATATTGCTCAAAGTTTCTTGCAAATTTTAGAGCAATTTCCTGATACAGCCTTATTACTACCATTACATAAAAATCCCACAGTTAGAGAACCATTACAAGAGTTGTTAGGGAATAATCCGCGAATTTTCTTAACAGAACCCTTAGATTATGCTGAATTAGTGGGGGCTATCGAGCGATCGCATTTAATATTAACAGATTCTGGTGGTTTACAAGAAGAAGCCCCCAGTCTTGGTAAACCAGTGTTAGTTCTCAGAGATACTACAGAAAGACCAGAAGCAGTTACCGCAGGGACAGCCAAACTCGTGGGTACACAAACCGCAAATATTGTCACAGCCGCTAGTGAACTACTCAGCAACCCCGACGCTTATACTAAAATGGCCACCGCCATTAATCCCTTTGGCGATGGCCATGCAGCAGAACGCATCCTACAACTGGTCAAAAATTATTTAGAGACTTCCAATTAA
- a CDS encoding peptidoglycan-binding protein, protein MEYLAYSYMYIEDELPNEIFALNLSKSSFNWRKIFKSSAWLTFTGVTILLATVAQMQFASAEYVSTNGSCLYLRTGPSTENSSVACVRNGAYIGETGSVRNGFARISSGRYRGYYAAERWIGNTPGRSHHRYRSGSGVGGRVKVGYGSRGERVREIQRALGIRVDGVYGSRTINSIRHFQRRNGLRVDGVVGYQTRRALGI, encoded by the coding sequence ATGGAATATTTGGCTTATTCATATATGTATATAGAAGATGAACTACCAAATGAAATTTTCGCATTAAATCTTTCCAAATCGTCATTTAATTGGCGGAAAATTTTTAAATCTTCTGCATGGTTAACCTTCACCGGCGTGACTATATTACTAGCTACAGTTGCTCAAATGCAGTTTGCTTCTGCCGAATATGTCAGCACTAATGGAAGTTGTCTTTATCTTCGCACAGGACCTAGCACTGAAAATTCATCTGTAGCTTGTGTCCGTAATGGTGCGTACATTGGTGAAACTGGTAGTGTGAGAAATGGATTTGCAAGAATTTCTTCGGGACGTTACCGAGGATACTATGCTGCTGAAAGATGGATTGGTAACACTCCTGGTCGTTCTCACCACAGATATCGTTCTGGATCCGGTGTTGGTGGTAGGGTAAAAGTAGGATACGGCTCAAGAGGTGAACGAGTCAGAGAAATCCAAAGAGCTTTAGGTATTAGAGTTGATGGTGTTTACGGCTCACGAACCATTAACTCAATTCGTCACTTCCAAAGACGTAACGGACTACGTGTAGATGGCGTTGTTGGTTATCAAACTCGGAGAGCTTTAGGTATTTAA
- a CDS encoding M23 family metallopeptidase gives MKKVNIYRFCNYALMAVISCSLVLNIVSPALTQTVSLINPPATTNLIWPTQGVLSQGFIKYKHEGIDIAGAKGTPILAAAAGTVVKAGWDDWGLGNFIEIKHFNGNVTVYGHNSRLLVSKGQQVKQGQIIAEMGSTGNSTAPHLHFEFYADGRLAINPISLLQSAIIAKTPVNQPVIPTPKQVLPISNNTDCKGTIIMTGETATVSIKVCEENGQLFYLGKLKQEPNQILKLLAWKVDNNKYQADNGTFSYLISPEKIEIWRNGSPIRADSFLTSHGLGK, from the coding sequence ATGAAAAAAGTTAATATCTACCGCTTTTGTAATTATGCTTTGATGGCTGTCATCTCCTGCTCTTTAGTGTTAAATATAGTTTCCCCAGCTTTAACTCAGACAGTTTCTCTAATTAACCCCCCAGCTACGACTAACTTAATTTGGCCTACTCAAGGGGTTCTTTCTCAAGGTTTCATTAAGTATAAACATGAGGGAATTGATATTGCTGGTGCAAAAGGGACTCCAATTTTGGCTGCTGCTGCTGGTACAGTCGTGAAAGCTGGTTGGGATGATTGGGGATTAGGCAATTTTATTGAAATTAAACATTTTAATGGCAATGTGACGGTTTACGGACACAATAGCCGTTTATTAGTCAGTAAAGGTCAACAGGTCAAACAAGGTCAAATTATTGCCGAAATGGGTTCAACAGGCAATAGCACCGCCCCTCATTTGCATTTTGAATTTTATGCAGATGGTCGTTTAGCTATTAATCCTATTAGTTTATTACAGTCCGCCATCATTGCGAAAACACCAGTAAATCAACCAGTTATCCCAACTCCAAAACAAGTTTTACCTATAAGTAATAATACTGATTGCAAGGGGACTATAATTATGACAGGAGAGACAGCAACAGTCAGTATCAAAGTTTGTGAAGAAAATGGTCAGTTATTTTATTTGGGGAAATTGAAACAAGAACCAAATCAAATTTTAAAACTTCTAGCTTGGAAAGTTGATAATAACAAATATCAGGCAGATAACGGTACTTTTTCCTACTTAATCAGCCCAGAAAAAATAGAAATTTGGCGCAATGGTAGTCCAATTCGGGCTGATAGTTTTCTCACTTCTCATGGTTTAGGGAAATAA
- a CDS encoding transposase, with protein sequence MTFRLYPNTQTEQILRYHRKLHKDLYNAAVNNRFTQYQKFNHKVDYFEQQNCLPAFKEVWVEYKELPSHALQATLKRVDFAFERWFKGLGKRPRFKSIRHYSGWTYPDPAGFKVESNGENGYLNLSKIGKIQMRGQAKYWGKATTCTIVFRNGKWYASITVNVLEQVLKPEILPIGAVGIDLGCKSALSITDGENHQQIDAPKFYRIAEQKIKKASKEKRRKRAPNRNKKIKASRRYKKAQAKVSLLIARVANQRQNWVHQVAVEIISSNSFIATEKLEVKNMTSKAKKGKRKKQKAGLNKSILDVGFGMLRASIKYKVEQIGGVFVEVPTRQVKPSQTCPKCGNQHKKTLDIRVHECGVCGYVQDRDIAAAEVMLYWAKGTLPGLGTSLADADLSSSTSRTRKQAGSMRQLGEKKRQKSQSNSANNKLEDAETSSSSEAN encoded by the coding sequence ATGACTTTTCGTTTATATCCAAATACTCAAACAGAACAAATCCTGCGGTATCACCGAAAGTTACACAAAGACTTATACAACGCCGCAGTCAATAACAGATTCACTCAATATCAAAAGTTTAATCACAAGGTTGATTATTTTGAGCAACAGAATTGTTTGCCAGCGTTTAAAGAAGTCTGGGTAGAATACAAAGAGCTTCCTAGCCATGCTTTACAGGCGACTTTAAAGCGGGTTGATTTTGCTTTTGAACGTTGGTTCAAAGGATTAGGTAAACGCCCTAGATTCAAATCAATTAGGCATTATTCTGGGTGGACATATCCAGATCCTGCGGGATTTAAAGTAGAATCTAATGGCGAGAATGGGTATCTGAATCTATCCAAAATTGGTAAGATTCAGATGCGGGGTCAAGCTAAATACTGGGGAAAGGCTACTACTTGTACTATCGTTTTTCGCAATGGTAAATGGTACGCCTCTATAACAGTTAATGTTTTAGAGCAAGTTCTAAAACCAGAGATTTTACCTATTGGTGCGGTGGGAATTGACTTAGGTTGTAAATCAGCATTATCAATTACCGACGGGGAAAATCATCAACAAATTGATGCTCCTAAGTTTTATAGAATTGCTGAACAGAAAATCAAAAAAGCTTCTAAAGAGAAGAGACGCAAACGCGCACCAAATAGAAACAAAAAAATCAAGGCTTCTAGAAGATATAAAAAAGCCCAAGCGAAAGTTAGTTTGCTAATCGCACGAGTTGCTAACCAACGTCAAAATTGGGTACATCAAGTTGCAGTAGAAATAATCAGCAGTAATAGCTTCATTGCAACGGAAAAACTAGAAGTCAAGAACATGACCAGTAAAGCGAAAAAAGGTAAGCGTAAAAAGCAAAAAGCTGGGTTAAATAAGTCAATCCTTGACGTAGGTTTTGGTATGCTTCGAGCATCTATTAAATACAAAGTCGAACAAATTGGTGGTGTCTTTGTGGAAGTCCCAACCCGTCAAGTAAAACCCAGTCAAACCTGTCCGAAATGCGGAAATCAGCATAAGAAAACACTCGACATCCGAGTGCATGAGTGCGGTGTCTGTGGGTATGTTCAGGATAGGGATATTGCCGCTGCCGAGGTGATGCTTTATTGGGCAAAAGGTACTCTGCCGGGGCTAGGAACTAGCCTCGCAGACGCTGATCTTTCTAGCTCTACTTCACGTACCCGCAAACAAGCAGGAAGCATGAGGCAACTAGGGGAAAAGAAGCGTCAAAAATCTCAAAGTAACTCTGCTAATAACAAACTAGAGGATGCAGAAACCTCTAGTTCAAGCGAAGCTAACTAG
- a CDS encoding CopG family transcriptional regulator — protein sequence MARTEKVIVRLTKQEKEKIEKYAKYLGVSMSEVIQDYIKSLPNKD from the coding sequence ATGGCTAGAACCGAGAAAGTTATTGTAAGACTCACTAAGCAAGAAAAAGAAAAAATAGAAAAATATGCTAAATATCTAGGGGTTTCTATGTCCGAGGTCATTCAAGATTACATAAAATCGCTACCAAATAAAGATTAG